In Vampirovibrio chlorellavorus, the following are encoded in one genomic region:
- a CDS encoding OsmC family protein, producing MLAEIETEGGQGYRQIIRAGQHQFFADLSADKGGKGAAPDPHQLFYAAWGACTNMTLQLYCQRKNWPLESVKTTFAEERRAGQTWVTKRIELTGPLDEAQQARLQQIAEKCPVNQLITGPTQIIREWVFQA from the coding sequence ATGTTGGCAGAAATTGAAACAGAGGGCGGGCAAGGGTATCGGCAAATCATTCGGGCGGGCCAGCACCAGTTTTTTGCCGATTTGTCGGCGGATAAAGGGGGAAAGGGCGCAGCCCCCGATCCGCATCAGCTGTTCTACGCCGCCTGGGGGGCCTGCACCAACATGACCCTTCAACTCTACTGCCAGCGAAAAAACTGGCCGCTGGAAAGCGTTAAGACTACTTTTGCCGAGGAGCGACGCGCTGGACAAACCTGGGTCACCAAGCGCATTGAACTGACCGGCCCGCTGGACGAAGCACAGCAGGCTCGTCTGCAGCAAATTGCCGAAAAATGCCCGGTCAATCAACTAATTACCGGCCCCACCCAGATTATCCGGGAATGGGTGTTCCAGGCTTGA
- a CDS encoding pyridoxal phosphate-dependent aminotransferase, whose amino-acid sequence MANRTSHKAAQFNESVIRQMSQMARKYQAINLAQGFPDFPCPEELKVAACEAIHDDINQYAVTWGDAQFRQAIAEKEGPYLGIAINPETEVTVTCGATEAMAAVMLATINPGDEVIVFEPYYENYGPDAIIAGAVPRYVTLHPPEWRIDEAELAAAFNEKTRAIIINTPHNPTGKVFSRAELEMIARYCQKWNVLAFTDEIYEHILYDGHQHVGMASLPGMKDLTVTINGLSKTYSVTGWRVGIVIAPEDITNAVRKMHDFLTVGAAAPLQRAGITAMQLPQSYYLDLAQKYNEKRLIMMNILDEAGIKFFRSQGAYYVFSDISDFGYKTDVEFTHFLMKDIGVAVVPGSSFFSRPELGRKFVRFCFAKRPETLQAAQIRLQKLKDTVRLGR is encoded by the coding sequence ATGGCCAACCGCACCTCCCACAAAGCCGCTCAATTTAACGAATCGGTGATTCGTCAAATGAGCCAGATGGCCCGCAAATACCAAGCCATTAACCTGGCCCAGGGGTTCCCGGATTTTCCCTGTCCCGAAGAACTGAAAGTGGCCGCTTGCGAAGCCATCCACGATGACATCAACCAGTACGCGGTCACCTGGGGCGATGCCCAGTTCCGCCAAGCCATCGCCGAAAAAGAAGGCCCCTACCTGGGCATTGCCATCAACCCCGAAACCGAAGTCACCGTGACTTGCGGGGCCACCGAAGCCATGGCTGCGGTCATGCTGGCCACCATCAACCCCGGCGATGAAGTGATTGTGTTTGAGCCCTATTACGAGAACTATGGCCCCGATGCCATTATCGCCGGTGCGGTGCCCCGCTACGTGACCTTGCACCCCCCGGAATGGCGCATAGATGAAGCGGAACTGGCCGCCGCTTTCAACGAAAAAACCCGGGCCATCATCATCAACACCCCACACAACCCCACCGGCAAGGTCTTCAGCCGGGCTGAGCTGGAAATGATCGCCAGGTACTGCCAAAAATGGAATGTCTTGGCCTTCACCGATGAAATCTATGAGCATATCCTCTACGATGGGCACCAACACGTAGGCATGGCGAGCCTGCCGGGCATGAAAGACCTGACCGTGACCATCAACGGGTTGTCCAAGACCTACAGCGTGACCGGCTGGCGGGTGGGCATTGTCATCGCCCCGGAAGACATTACCAACGCCGTGCGTAAAATGCACGACTTTTTAACCGTGGGCGCCGCCGCTCCCCTGCAGCGGGCGGGCATTACGGCCATGCAGTTGCCCCAGTCCTACTATCTGGATTTGGCCCAGAAATACAATGAAAAACGCCTAATCATGATGAACATTCTGGATGAGGCCGGCATCAAGTTCTTCCGCTCCCAGGGGGCCTATTACGTGTTCAGCGATATTTCCGACTTTGGCTATAAAACCGATGTGGAGTTTACCCACTTCCTGATGAAAGACATTGGGGTGGCCGTGGTGCCCGGCTCCAGCTTCTTCAGCCGCCCGGAACTGGGGCGCAAGTTTGTGCGCTTCTGCTTCGCCAAACGTCCGGAGACTTTACAGGCCGCGCAAATCCGCCTGCAAAAGCTGAAAGACACCGTGCGTCTGGGTCGATAA
- a CDS encoding methylated-DNA--[protein]-cysteine S-methyltransferase produces the protein MNRPLQTKRRLWFSSPLGGWSLASTEAALISLDWQGSTLTAPAGFREDPETDLERHALALLQRYFVGEIVTFDALPLQLTGTPFQQAVCHALAGIPYGETRSYQWMAHRVDRPRATRAVGGALGRNPLPIILPCHRVITSAGGLGGFMSGRGADALDLKAGLLALEGSTGAAVGPLALFNKG, from the coding sequence ATGAATAGGCCCCTACAAACCAAGCGACGCCTGTGGTTTTCCTCCCCCTTGGGCGGCTGGTCTCTGGCGAGTACGGAAGCGGCCCTCATCAGTCTGGACTGGCAGGGAAGCACCTTAACAGCCCCCGCCGGGTTTCGCGAAGACCCGGAGACGGATCTGGAGCGTCACGCCCTAGCCCTTTTACAGCGCTACTTCGTGGGAGAAATCGTTACCTTTGACGCGCTGCCGCTACAACTGACGGGAACGCCCTTTCAACAAGCAGTTTGCCATGCGCTGGCAGGCATTCCCTATGGAGAAACCCGTTCCTATCAGTGGATGGCGCACCGAGTGGACAGGCCCAGGGCCACCCGTGCAGTGGGCGGCGCCTTGGGACGAAATCCATTGCCCATTATCCTGCCCTGTCACCGGGTCATTACCAGCGCTGGCGGTCTGGGCGGGTTCATGAGTGGTCGGGGTGCCGACGCTTTGGATCTGAAGGCCGGTTTGCTGGCTTTGGAAGGCAGTACCGGGGCAGCGGTCGGCCCCTTGGCGCTCTTCAACAAAGGTTGA
- the hemL gene encoding glutamate-1-semialdehyde 2,1-aminomutase: MTQPASPVNTANRTRSEAAFLEAQKVLPGGVNSPVRAFRSVGGTPVFIEKAKGAYLWDLDGNRYIDYVGTWGPAILGHAHPQVIRKIQQTAENGTSFGAPTLMETEMAQLVIDMVPSIEKVRFVSSGTEAVMSAIRLARAYTGRTKIIKFEGCYHGHSDYLLVKAGSGAATQGVPDSAGVPASTAAETLNARFNDVDSVAALFRAYPGQIAGVLIEPVAGNMGCIPPLPGFLEGLRELTLQESACLIFDEVMTGFRLAPGGAQERFGVTPDITCLGKIIGGGLPVGAYGGKLEIMGQVAPEGPMYQAGTLSGNPLAMAAGMETLKLLRQPGTYERLEALGQQLGDGLQAICQRKGIPYHLHGVGAMMTLFFAEGPIHNYQDVCRFDRERFNRFFWGMLDRGVYLAPSQFEAGFISLAHTDADIQATLEAAELAIR; this comes from the coding sequence ATGACTCAGCCCGCCAGCCCCGTCAATACTGCCAATCGCACCCGCTCCGAAGCCGCCTTTCTGGAGGCCCAGAAAGTTCTGCCCGGTGGGGTCAATAGCCCGGTGCGGGCCTTTCGCTCAGTGGGCGGCACCCCGGTTTTTATTGAAAAAGCCAAAGGGGCTTACCTGTGGGATCTGGACGGCAACCGGTATATCGATTACGTGGGCACCTGGGGCCCGGCCATTCTGGGTCACGCCCACCCGCAAGTGATCCGGAAGATTCAGCAGACCGCCGAAAATGGCACCAGCTTTGGCGCCCCCACCCTGATGGAAACGGAAATGGCCCAACTGGTCATTGACATGGTGCCGTCCATCGAGAAAGTGCGCTTTGTCAGCTCCGGCACCGAGGCGGTTATGAGCGCCATCCGTCTGGCACGGGCGTACACGGGCCGCACCAAAATTATCAAGTTTGAAGGCTGCTACCACGGCCATTCCGATTACCTGCTGGTCAAGGCTGGTTCCGGGGCGGCCACCCAAGGAGTGCCGGACAGCGCAGGCGTTCCCGCTTCCACGGCGGCGGAAACCCTGAACGCCCGCTTCAACGATGTGGACTCGGTGGCGGCTTTGTTCCGTGCCTATCCCGGCCAGATTGCCGGAGTTCTGATTGAGCCGGTGGCCGGAAACATGGGCTGTATCCCTCCCTTGCCCGGCTTCTTGGAAGGCTTACGGGAGCTGACCCTTCAGGAGTCGGCCTGCCTGATTTTTGATGAGGTCATGACCGGCTTCAGGCTGGCACCGGGCGGCGCTCAGGAACGGTTTGGGGTCACGCCGGATATTACCTGTCTGGGCAAGATTATTGGCGGGGGCTTACCGGTGGGAGCCTATGGCGGCAAACTGGAAATTATGGGTCAGGTGGCCCCGGAAGGCCCCATGTATCAAGCGGGAACCCTCTCGGGCAACCCGTTGGCAATGGCCGCCGGAATGGAAACCCTGAAACTGCTCCGTCAGCCGGGCACCTACGAGCGGCTGGAAGCCCTCGGTCAGCAATTGGGAGACGGCTTGCAAGCCATCTGCCAGCGCAAGGGCATTCCGTACCACCTGCACGGCGTGGGGGCCATGATGACCCTATTCTTCGCCGAAGGCCCTATTCACAACTATCAGGACGTGTGCCGCTTTGATCGGGAACGTTTCAACCGATTCTTCTGGGGCATGCTGGATCGGGGTGTCTATCTGGCGCCTTCCCAGTTTGAGGCCGGGTTCATCTCTCTGGCCCATACCGATGCCGATATTCAAGCCACCCTCGAAGCGGCGGAACTGGCCATTCGCTAG
- a CDS encoding KGG domain-containing protein produces MVMGNKQRGFASMSPEKQREIASKGGKAAHQKGTAHQFTSEEARAAGRKGGQASGLARAQKSGRASVEKSERPHEEDETVPTSSLDEY; encoded by the coding sequence ATGGTCATGGGGAATAAACAACGGGGATTTGCATCCATGTCCCCGGAAAAACAGCGGGAAATTGCCAGTAAAGGGGGAAAGGCAGCCCACCAGAAAGGCACCGCCCACCAATTTACCTCGGAAGAAGCCAGAGCGGCGGGACGCAAGGGCGGGCAAGCCAGCGGGCTGGCCCGGGCTCAAAAAAGCGGTCGGGCGTCCGTTGAGAAATCGGAAAGACCGCACGAGGAGGATGAGACGGTGCCGACTTCTTCGCTCGATGAGTATTAA